The Leucobacter sp. UCMA 4100 genome window below encodes:
- a CDS encoding MSCRAMM family protein: MKLSRRVAAFGAMLLSTLVIFSGINMPAFAADNDLSVSIRPLSTEVTSGENVSFEIQWQCGSTNGGGCQGAQLEVPLPTTAPDDLSLSVEAFSQVIYGKPPVSYPAEITGQGADRKIVWHFPASMAGSNSGAVTFMLKTDNYITPNGSTITPEVTFSLDNGARQTAATSAPATVLSEASLKVDKVKISPAEDPYVGSDVTYQVRAGYEFQWDHAGEYTFYANMCAQPGLWALKNPTVVDQLPPGTVFTSATHGGVYDAATHTVTWALKDSIKVNSDGVPECDSTSFGQDLLVTVNYPEAAFTDAANNHALQTNNVSVTAEPWLRPDEPLEAVAKAEHYVRIGSQGEFTVQKGVSYAASNQRSRQFWRGAQSSGGDWLRGYLHSYSIEGTGNAQGKWSLVDMLPCGWTSPENTDETDCATPAYKDISFGANGSMSKLEVHWKTNLGNTGVCVIPEGHTVGDASMRLCEGLTEGQAIAMDDGEWITKFWLDQNPMKGGTNGRLLLFGSVSRDIPIDNTQAVEDKVYEPHFLTTGEAANTPVKGVTPAKDHPLWVTVENCTADNTVTWNGGSMSTNGAVVDSNHEGRCGYTRIVRDPLNIYAVKRVYNPELAHNDNDKNKQGLAKPGQKLRVEVVTQRDTLGPTAPEDYVGTFNPTVTDILPENLVFDPNDPEHPVYLELRGGEGSLAQKLGEPRLTVSEVTIDGKTRTKIVVDFPEATDLAKLSMNDEISVGFDVRVKENTPARDYDNFMLVQAEEAATSYLVCASPGSYADPKQLNGETTWSDLDFSGGVQGPDADTGCRTKKPYTVEEGPGMNAEKEVKGSRDDDFVGSPLIGSTDKAGEAVYRIPVKNIGNVDTKNVIVYDMLPRVGDNGVKPGADARDSTFDVFMTGAVTGLPAGAVVQYSQAAEPCRGELADKGGKARAAAPAGCVDDWSTAAPADWSAVTAIRIDFGAMVWKPGDTYTGTFPAIAGDGDLTGIAWNNVAIAGQRTSDGTFMLPAEAPKVGLQLTPDLAWKKVNGANAAELLAGSEWSLMPVVPEGAPMPAGEWPRKVVDCTEGARCGEDRDPAAGKFTLEGIPWGTYDLVETKAPSGFVISKDPIRIVLGKGKLNQTTWTYELGEIENFKPGTDVTWEKVDPESNRLAGSQWQLVAVDDDGKPIEDATVIEVKDCIQEDAAECVGADKDPVAGKFTIKNVPNGAYHLIETKAPAGFKKLTEPIEVIVDGDTAVALGEIENEQVEVPTLPLTGGIGTYLFIIAGGVLLLITAYSGIRAGKARRVA; the protein is encoded by the coding sequence ATGAAGCTGTCACGAAGGGTCGCAGCATTTGGGGCCATGCTGCTGAGCACCCTGGTGATTTTTTCGGGCATCAATATGCCCGCTTTCGCTGCCGACAATGACCTGTCGGTATCGATTCGCCCGCTGAGCACCGAGGTGACCTCGGGCGAAAATGTTTCGTTTGAAATCCAGTGGCAGTGCGGTAGCACGAACGGTGGCGGTTGCCAGGGGGCGCAGCTTGAAGTCCCTCTGCCAACCACCGCGCCTGATGACCTATCCCTCAGCGTTGAGGCATTTTCGCAGGTGATCTACGGCAAGCCCCCGGTCAGTTACCCCGCTGAAATCACTGGTCAGGGTGCCGATCGAAAGATCGTTTGGCACTTTCCCGCTTCGATGGCTGGTTCAAACAGCGGCGCTGTCACGTTCATGCTGAAAACCGATAACTACATCACTCCAAACGGGTCAACGATCACCCCAGAGGTGACGTTCTCGCTTGACAATGGGGCTCGACAGACGGCTGCGACCTCGGCTCCCGCTACGGTTCTTTCGGAAGCAAGCCTCAAAGTCGACAAAGTGAAAATCTCTCCAGCGGAAGACCCTTACGTGGGAAGCGATGTGACGTATCAAGTGCGTGCAGGCTATGAATTCCAGTGGGACCATGCGGGCGAGTACACGTTCTACGCAAACATGTGTGCACAGCCAGGACTGTGGGCGTTGAAAAATCCCACCGTCGTTGACCAGCTGCCGCCGGGAACCGTGTTTACTTCTGCAACACATGGTGGTGTGTATGATGCCGCTACTCACACCGTGACGTGGGCTTTGAAGGACAGCATCAAAGTCAATTCAGATGGGGTTCCAGAGTGCGATTCTACAAGCTTCGGCCAGGACCTGTTAGTCACCGTGAACTATCCCGAAGCCGCGTTCACTGATGCTGCAAATAATCACGCCCTTCAGACGAATAATGTTTCTGTGACCGCAGAGCCTTGGCTTCGCCCAGACGAGCCCCTTGAAGCTGTGGCAAAGGCAGAGCACTACGTGCGTATCGGGAGTCAAGGCGAATTCACGGTACAAAAGGGCGTTTCATATGCTGCCTCGAATCAACGATCGCGACAATTCTGGCGTGGGGCTCAATCGAGCGGTGGCGACTGGCTGCGCGGTTACTTGCACAGCTACAGCATTGAGGGCACGGGCAATGCTCAAGGCAAATGGTCATTGGTCGATATGCTCCCGTGCGGGTGGACCTCACCAGAGAACACTGACGAAACCGACTGTGCGACCCCCGCATACAAGGACATTTCGTTTGGCGCCAACGGCAGTATGTCTAAGCTCGAGGTGCACTGGAAAACAAACCTCGGCAACACCGGCGTGTGTGTGATTCCCGAAGGGCATACGGTCGGTGATGCTTCAATGAGGTTGTGCGAAGGCCTCACTGAGGGGCAAGCGATAGCCATGGATGACGGTGAGTGGATCACCAAGTTTTGGCTAGACCAAAACCCCATGAAGGGTGGCACCAATGGCAGGCTCTTGCTGTTCGGGTCGGTAAGCCGAGACATTCCGATCGACAACACCCAGGCCGTTGAAGACAAGGTGTACGAGCCTCACTTTCTCACCACGGGAGAAGCGGCGAACACTCCGGTCAAAGGCGTGACCCCCGCGAAAGATCACCCCCTGTGGGTCACCGTCGAGAACTGCACTGCCGACAATACGGTGACCTGGAACGGTGGCTCGATGAGCACCAACGGTGCCGTCGTTGACTCGAACCACGAGGGTCGCTGTGGGTACACCCGTATCGTGCGCGATCCGCTGAATATTTATGCGGTTAAGCGGGTGTATAACCCCGAGCTTGCTCACAATGACAACGATAAAAATAAGCAGGGGCTTGCTAAGCCGGGGCAGAAGCTTCGTGTTGAAGTTGTGACGCAGAGGGATACGTTAGGACCGACCGCTCCAGAAGATTACGTGGGCACGTTCAACCCGACGGTTACCGACATTCTTCCCGAGAACCTCGTGTTCGACCCCAATGACCCAGAGCACCCGGTCTATCTTGAGCTTCGCGGCGGTGAGGGCTCGCTTGCCCAAAAGCTTGGGGAGCCGAGACTGACGGTGAGCGAAGTGACGATTGACGGCAAAACTCGCACCAAGATTGTCGTTGACTTTCCCGAGGCAACCGACCTTGCAAAGTTATCGATGAACGATGAAATTTCGGTAGGGTTTGACGTTCGCGTGAAAGAGAACACTCCAGCGCGGGACTATGACAACTTCATGCTCGTACAAGCCGAAGAAGCTGCCACGAGCTACCTCGTTTGTGCGTCACCCGGAAGCTACGCCGACCCGAAACAGCTGAACGGCGAGACGACGTGGAGTGACCTCGACTTCAGCGGCGGGGTTCAAGGTCCAGATGCTGATACCGGATGCCGCACCAAGAAGCCGTACACGGTTGAAGAGGGCCCCGGCATGAACGCTGAAAAAGAAGTGAAGGGCAGCCGAGACGACGACTTCGTTGGTTCACCGCTCATTGGTTCGACCGATAAAGCAGGTGAAGCGGTCTACCGAATTCCCGTGAAGAACATTGGCAACGTTGATACGAAGAACGTTATCGTCTACGACATGCTTCCTCGCGTTGGTGACAACGGTGTGAAGCCAGGAGCAGACGCCCGCGACTCGACCTTTGATGTTTTCATGACTGGAGCCGTGACCGGACTTCCCGCTGGGGCTGTAGTGCAATACTCACAAGCGGCAGAGCCCTGCCGCGGAGAACTCGCCGATAAGGGGGGCAAAGCACGAGCGGCTGCCCCAGCAGGGTGCGTTGACGACTGGTCAACCGCTGCGCCGGCTGACTGGAGTGCCGTAACAGCAATTCGCATCGACTTTGGCGCCATGGTGTGGAAACCGGGCGATACCTACACGGGCACCTTCCCGGCGATTGCTGGCGATGGTGACCTCACGGGAATTGCGTGGAACAACGTCGCGATTGCCGGCCAGAGAACCTCAGATGGCACCTTTATGCTGCCCGCTGAAGCGCCGAAGGTGGGGCTCCAACTGACCCCAGACCTCGCGTGGAAAAAGGTAAACGGCGCAAACGCCGCTGAACTGCTCGCGGGTTCAGAGTGGTCGCTCATGCCGGTGGTTCCCGAGGGCGCTCCAATGCCAGCGGGCGAGTGGCCGCGCAAGGTCGTTGACTGCACCGAGGGCGCTCGCTGCGGTGAAGATCGTGACCCGGCAGCCGGTAAGTTCACGCTCGAGGGCATTCCATGGGGCACCTACGATCTCGTCGAGACGAAAGCGCCATCGGGCTTTGTGATATCGAAAGACCCGATTCGCATCGTGCTTGGTAAGGGCAAGCTCAACCAGACGACGTGGACGTATGAGCTTGGCGAGATCGAGAACTTCAAGCCGGGCACCGATGTGACCTGGGAGAAGGTCGACCCTGAGAGCAACAGACTCGCGGGCTCGCAGTGGCAGCTCGTGGCGGTTGATGACGACGGCAAACCGATCGAAGACGCAACGGTGATCGAGGTCAAAGACTGTATTCAGGAAGACGCTGCCGAGTGCGTCGGGGCCGACAAAGATCCCGTTGCGGGCAAGTTCACGATCAAGAACGTGCCGAACGGTGCATACCATCTCATCGAAACGAAGGCCCCTGCCGGCTTCAAGAAGCTGACAGAGCCGATCGAGGTCATCGTTGACGGTGACACGGCGGTAGCCCTCGGCGAGATCGAGAACGAACAGGTTGAGGTGCCGACACTTCCGCTCACCGGCGGAATCGGAACGTACCTCTTCATCATTGCCGGCGGTGTGCTGCTGCTCATCACGGCGTACTCAGGAATTCGCGCGGGCAAAGCCCGACGCGTTGCTTAA
- a CDS encoding SpaH/EbpB family LPXTG-anchored major pilin: MSGMGVGRGLRRGLAVTAVAAVGVAGLFAGASAAQAVEIDPGAQGSLTVHKYENPGQGGMHPDGSGVKPSSKPIDGVVFEYCPIEDVDLLDGSNTGWDALTVLGKDAAALKGARSGQSLGSYSLGACHELPATVDGVASSGLLDLGAYLVRETKVPEKVTKKSEPFIVTIPTPATGEKGDGASWVYDVNVYPKNDVGDKPSKTIQNQPENGFVVGADVDYRVSQVLPAVTDDHYTKLVVSDTLDARLKGEGTPVVQVNGVTVTSGYTAAWTVNGEGRSVLTVSFDEAGLAGLKTGDTVTVDFVAVVQSLGDGEIANQAFVNVNDLDLDGDGKPGTPTDEVWTRWGGLMVQKIDAGQAGKGLEGAEFKLLISDVASGCVADKTLPAVTGADGKELKLVSGKDGVITVPGLWIGDDELQGGTMTNGLKERCYVLVETKAPTGFVLPDEDEARTEVVVKPGEVSVFSKQVKNVQQEVPELPMTGGAGQVLLVVGGLALVAVAAGSVMVTRRKNTTV, encoded by the coding sequence ATGTCAGGTATGGGTGTGGGGCGCGGGTTGCGTCGTGGTTTGGCGGTGACTGCGGTTGCTGCGGTTGGTGTGGCTGGGTTGTTTGCGGGGGCTTCGGCTGCGCAGGCGGTTGAGATTGATCCTGGTGCGCAGGGTTCGTTGACGGTGCATAAGTATGAGAATCCGGGTCAGGGTGGCATGCATCCTGATGGTTCGGGTGTGAAGCCTTCGTCGAAGCCGATTGACGGGGTGGTGTTTGAGTATTGCCCGATCGAGGATGTTGATCTGCTGGATGGGTCGAACACTGGCTGGGATGCGTTGACGGTTCTGGGCAAGGATGCTGCAGCGTTGAAGGGTGCCCGTTCGGGGCAGTCGCTGGGTTCGTATTCGTTGGGTGCGTGTCATGAGCTTCCCGCGACGGTTGATGGTGTCGCGTCAAGTGGGCTGCTTGATTTGGGTGCGTATTTGGTGCGTGAGACGAAGGTTCCTGAAAAGGTGACAAAGAAGTCAGAGCCTTTCATTGTGACGATCCCGACGCCCGCGACGGGTGAGAAGGGTGATGGTGCGTCGTGGGTGTATGACGTGAATGTGTACCCGAAGAATGATGTGGGTGATAAGCCTTCGAAGACGATTCAGAACCAGCCCGAGAACGGGTTCGTGGTGGGTGCTGATGTTGATTACCGGGTGTCGCAGGTACTTCCCGCGGTGACTGATGATCATTACACGAAGCTTGTGGTGAGTGACACGCTTGATGCCCGCCTGAAGGGTGAGGGTACGCCTGTGGTTCAGGTGAATGGTGTGACGGTTACGTCGGGGTATACGGCTGCGTGGACGGTGAACGGTGAGGGCCGGTCAGTGTTGACGGTCTCGTTTGACGAGGCGGGTCTTGCCGGGCTGAAGACGGGTGACACGGTGACGGTTGATTTTGTTGCGGTGGTTCAGTCGTTGGGTGATGGTGAGATCGCGAACCAGGCGTTTGTGAATGTGAATGATCTTGATCTTGATGGTGACGGGAAGCCGGGTACCCCGACTGATGAGGTGTGGACTCGTTGGGGTGGTCTGATGGTGCAGAAGATTGATGCTGGTCAGGCTGGTAAGGGTCTTGAGGGGGCTGAGTTTAAGCTTCTGATTAGTGATGTTGCTTCGGGTTGTGTTGCTGATAAGACCCTGCCTGCGGTGACGGGTGCTGATGGGAAGGAACTGAAGCTGGTTTCTGGGAAAGATGGTGTGATCACGGTTCCTGGGTTGTGGATTGGTGATGATGAGCTTCAGGGTGGCACGATGACGAATGGGTTGAAGGAGCGTTGCTACGTGCTGGTTGAGACGAAGGCTCCTACTGGGTTTGTGTTGCCTGATGAGGATGAGGCGCGTACTGAGGTGGTTGTGAAGCCTGGTGAGGTGTCGGTGTTCTCGAAGCAGGTGAAGAACGTGCAGCAGGAGGTTCCTGAGTTGCCGATGACTGGTGGTGCTGGTCAGGTGTTGTTGGTTGTTGGTGGTCTTGCGTTGGTGGCGGTTGCTGCTGGTTCGGTGATGGTCACACGCCGCAAAAACACCACCGTATAA